In Triticum aestivum cultivar Chinese Spring chromosome 5B, IWGSC CS RefSeq v2.1, whole genome shotgun sequence, the following proteins share a genomic window:
- the LOC123114945 gene encoding GDSL esterase/lipase EXL3-like, producing the protein MSPGFPPPRHDGQTRFPVLPDVGFFAPSTPRPAAVIDLNVTPGSSSGGRLSVEMLRKQLLLLVAAATGVSIRTTNTCSSAAGGGGDCAAGEGTAPAKPKKMVPALVVFGDSIMDPGNNNAIHTIVKANFPPYGHDFGPDHSPTGRFSNGKIPTDFIASRLGLKDLLPAYLAPDLTSHDLLTGVSFASGGTGYDPLTAQLASAISMTDQLRMFDDYKQKVRAAAGDAALSDILTKGIFVVCTGSNDVTNTYFTMRARSSYSHASYASFVVAHAAAFLDGLLSAGARHVAVIGLPPVGCMPSQRTLSGGMARDCSPGPNEIAEMVNAGMGSAVEFLKANNPGAKVVLVDMYGFFMDMMVRPQGYDFRESTLGCCGMGMMEVSVLCNGVTSAVCGDVADYLFWDSYHPTEKAYGILVDFVYDKYLQKLIE; encoded by the exons ATGTCGCCCGGCTTccctccgccaaggcacgacggccagacccgtttcCCGGTGTTGCCGGACGTGGGCTTCTTCGCGCCGTCCACACCGCGCcccgcggccgtcatcgacctcaacgtcacgcctgggTCCAGCAGTGGCGGGCGGCTGTCCGTCGAGATGCTAAGAAAGCAG ctgctgctgctggtggcggcggcgactgGTGTTTCCATCCGAACCACGAACACATGCAGCAGCGCTGCAGGTGGTGGCGGCGACTG CGCTGCAGGTGAAGGGACGGCGCCGGCGAAGCCGAAGAAGATGGTGCCGGCTCTGGTCGTGTTCGGCGACTCGATCATGGACCCGGGCAACAACAACGCCATCCACACCATCGTCAAGGCCAACTTCCCGCCCTACGGCCACGACTTCGGCCCCGACCACAGCCCCACCGGCCGCTTCTCCAACGGCAAGATCCCCACCGACTTCATCGCCTCCAGGCTCGGCCTCAAGGACCTACTGCCGGCGTACCTGGCCCCGGACCTCACCAGCCACGACCTGCTCACCGGCGTCAGCTTCGCCTCGGGCGGCACGGGGTACGACCCGCTCACGGCGCAGCTCGCCTCGGCCATCTCCATGACGGACCAGCTCCGCATGTTCGACGACTACAAGCAGAAGGTCCGggccgccgccggcgacgccgcGCTCTCGGACATCCTGACCAAGGGCATCTTCGTTGTGTGCACCGGCAGCAACGACGTGACCAACACCTACTTCACCATGCGCGCGCGCAGCTCCTACTCCCACGCCTCCTACGCGTCCTTCGTCGTCGCccacgccgccgccttcctcgacGGCCTACTCTCCGCGGGCGCCCGCCATGTCGCCGTCATCGGCCTCCCGCCCGTCGGCTGCATGCCCTCTCAGCGCACGCTCTCCGGCGGCATGGCCCGGGACTGCTCCCCCGGCCCCAACGAGATCGCGGAGATGGTGAACGCCGGCATGGGCTCCGCCGTGGAGTTCCTCAAAGCGAACAACCCGGGGGCCAAGGTGGTGCTGGTGGACATGTACGGGTTCTTTATGGACATGATGGTGCGCCCCCAGGGGTACGACTTCAGGGAATCCACGCTCGGCTGCTGCGGCATGGGCATGATGGAGGTCTCCGTGCTCTGCAACGGCGTCACGTCGGCGGTGTGCGGGGACGTCGCCGACTACCTGTTCTGGGACAGCTACCACCCCACTGAGAAGGCCTACGGGATCCTCGTCGACTTCGTCTACGATAAGTACCTCCAGAAGCTCATCGAGTAG